TAACTGTAATTTCATCTGAATTTCATGGATTATCATTAGTTAAACAACATCAACTAGTTTATTCTGCATTAAAGGAAGAATTAGCTTCAGAAGCTATCCATGCACTTGCATTAAAAACAGAAACACCAAATTAAATTATGGACAACAACACAAAAGATAAAATACAAAAACTGATTGATGCTAATCCAATAATGGTATTCATGAAAGGTACCAAATTAATGCCGCAATGCGGTTTTTCCAATAATGTAGTTCAAATACTAAATTCCCTAGGTTTAGAATTTGGTACTTTTGATGTTTTAAGCGATTTCGAAGTAAGAGAAGGTATTAAAGAATATTCAGATTGGCCAACAATTCCCCAAGTTTATTTAAAAGGAGAGTTTCTTGGCGGATCAGACATTCTTATAGAAATGTACAATTCAGGATCCTTAAAAGAAAAAATAGAAATTGAATTAGCGTCTTAAGACAATTAGTAAGTATAAATACTGATTTAGTTAATAAAAATTAATATTTTAAATCCTTTTTTTATCAAAAAAACCTTTATTTTCGTCTCCCTCTGGCGCAATAAAACTCGATGGATCTAAAATCCATCTTTCTATTAATCTTTCTAATTTCTCTTGATCGCCTTGCTCTAAACTACTGCAATTCCTTAAGGCTTGGAGATAACCATCACTATATAACTTAAGGTCAGCTGGTGTATGAAAACGAGTAACTAAGTCTTGGCAATTATCGCAAATTGATTGAAAATGACGAATTACTTTAGGATTTTCAAATGATGTCATAATTCGATAGATTCTGATTTTTATTTAGCATTTGTTATACCTTATTAAGGATGATAAAAAATTGCCTGGCCAAACAGTAATTAAGAATGCAATCAACTGAGCAAATCTTAGCTTCAACTCCTGGCAGTTCACAAGTGCCTACGAGCTCTCAAACCCCTTCGAGAGTTCTTGTTGTTGAACCTCACCCCACACTTAGAACTGTCCTTGTACAAAGACTTCGTCAAGATGGACATCTTGCGGCCGCAGTTGGATCAGCTGCGGAAGCAGTTGACTTATGTAGGGAACAGTCACCTGACCTATTAGTAAGTGCAGAAATCCTCGAACAGAATACTGCAATGAGACTAGCTCAACAGTTAGGTGCTGCCGTTATTGTTTTGACTGCCAGATCAGGAGTTGAAGCATTAGTTAATTTATTAGATGAAGGAGCTGATGATGTTCTAAGAAAACCATTTGGATTAGAAGAGCTCGCAGCAAGATGCAGAACCCTCTTGAAAAGGGGAAGAATAGGACTACAAGAAAAAGTTGAGGTTGGCCCTCTAGAGGTTCATCTTCTTTTAAGACAAGTAACGCTTAGTGAGAAGCCAGTAGAATTAAGCCCAAGAGAGTTTGCACTCCTTTGTGCACTTTTAATGCCCCCAGGCATGGTAAGAAGTCGGCAAGAGCTTCTAAGAATGGCCTGGCCCCCTTTCAGTGGCGGTCCTAGATCTGTAGATACTCAGGTCTTAACCTTACGAAGAAAATTAGAACAGGCAGGATTGGGAGAAGGAGGTGGCATAACTACTGTAAGACAACAAGGTTATCGATTCAGTATTGATAATATTTAATTTAGAAAAGCAAAAATTTCACCAATAATCATTAAAACCGAAATTATCGTCAATAATTTATAAGTCCAAAGAGGTGATATATAAGATATTTCATTTATAGCAATACCAGTATTTTTTGAAACAAGTAATAAGAATTTATCGTAATTTTCTACCCTTTGCGGGATAAGGAAATTATCACCTTTTTTAGTATTGAAATAATAAACCTTACTACCCTGACTGGTAGGCAAAGATTTGATTAACTTAATATCTTTCCAATAAATCTCCCAATTTTCTTTACCAAAATATCTGGAAATCAAGCTCGTTTTATAGGAAATTTTATTATTGCAAGTTTCTACATAGTCACTTGTGATATTAATAATTAAATATAGACCTAAGATAAATGTAATAATTGAGGGGATTTTCAACTTTTCAATTGAAATGAATGGGATAGGAATTGTGAGTGCTAAGTACAAAGAAATTAATGAACTTTTTACTGAAAAAAGAGTTATGAATTTTTCTTTCATTTTTTATAAATACATTTAATCTGGTAATTTGAAACTATTTATATTTAATTTTGAACCTATTTTATGAGCGCAAGCATAGCCACTAAAAGCTACTGCATTTAAACCTTGACCAGGGAAACATGAATCCCCTACGCAATAAAGATTTTTAATTTTTGTAGTGTTAAATGGCATTGGAAGAAGGCCTAGCAACTTTTTGCTAGGAATTGGCCCATAGCTGCCTTCATATCTTCCAAGAAACTTTTTATGGGTTTTTGGAGTCCCAATTTCTTTGTGATCAATGTTCTCTTCAAGATTAGGTAAAATAGTCGAAATCTTTTGAACAAGAAATGAAAAGTATTCTTCTTTTTTCGCAAGATATTCTTTTCTGGATAATCCCTCCCATTCATTAATTGAAGAAGGGGTAAAGGCATGAACAATATGCTTGCCTTCAGGAGCCAATGATGAGTCAAGTAAGGTAGGGATAGAGACAAATATTACTCCTTTTTCATTTTCTAGTTCATTCCAATCCTCAACAATAATATGATGACAATTAAGATCATCCCTTAATATGCTTTTCTCTACTCCAAGGTGTATAGAAACAAAAGAGGGAGAAGGTTTATAGGTTTCTGACCACTTATATTCACTTTTTGGGACGCTTTTACTTGGAATTAACCCTTTCTTTTTATTTTTAAGTCCAAAAGTATCCCATCTAGTGGAATTAGATACAATAATATTTGAGTAAATTTCTTCCCCATTTGAAAGTTTTACGCCTACTGCTTTTCCATCTTCTAAAATTATTTCATTGACATTAGCTTTGTAACGAATCTTACTTCCTAATTTTTCAATTCCAGAAACCAACTTTTCTGCAATTATACCTACGCCGCCTTTAGGATAGTTTATACCGCCAGCATGCCTATCTGTAAAAACCATTCCTGCATTAATCATTGGTGTTTTAAGAGCTGGCATTACAGACCAACAAAAACATTCGATATCAATAAATTTTAAAAGTTCAGGATCTTTTATAAACTTTCTCGCAACATCTCCAGCGTTTACAGGTAGCCATCTAGCTAAACCTAAACAAGAAAATGGAGATTTAAAGAAAACTTTAAAAAGATAACTTGGATCCTCTATTGATAAAAGAGGCATTGAATCTAAACATTTAAAAACATTTGCGCAAGTATCGTAAAATTTCCTTATGCCTTCTTTTTCCTTAGGAAAAGTAGCTGATAATTTACTAATAAATTTTTCATAGTCTTTATCTACAGAGATACTAAAGTTATTTGGAAGATGATATTCCAACTGAACAGGATCAGGTATGGTTTCGCATTTTTCATTTACATCTTTTAAAGCACGAGTTAATAAATTGGTATAACCTTTTTCTCCAAATCCAAATATCATCGAAGCACCAACATCAAAGGTATAACCTTTTCTCTTGAAAGAGCCACCACTTCCTCCAGGGATAATATATTTCTCAAGAACTAAAACTCGAGCTCCCTTGGCAGCTAATTGTGATGCTGTTACTAACCCTCCTATTCCAGAGCCAATAATAATCGCATCGAAATTACCCTTATTAAATTTCATTTTTGATTCTTTAAATAATTTATTTTACTTAATTTTGATAAGTAATTGATCATTTGCAAAACGAGAATCTAATTTCTTTCTGAACCCATTTAAAGCCTCTATAGATCTTTCTTGATAAGCTTTGTACCTTGATCTTTTGTCTTTTATTCTTTTAGTCAGTTCTGGAACTAAACCAAATGAAGCTGGCATTGGCTGAAATTTATTTTTTTTCTGATTTGACAATATTTGATTTCTATTGCTTATGAAATTTATTAGAGAACCAATCATTGATTCACTAGGGAAAGTTACTGTTTTTTTGCCCTTAGCTAATAAAGATGCATTTATTCCTGCGAGCAACCCCCCAGCAGCAGCCGCAACATATCCTTCCGTACCAGTTATCTGACCAGCGGCTAAAAGAGTTTCTCTTTTCATAAATTGCAGGGTTGGTAAAAGTAATTTTGGAGATTCTAGAAAGGTATTTCTATGCATTACTCCAAAACGTACAAACTCAGCTTTTTCTAGACCGGGAATCATCCTAAATATTCTTTTTTGCTCTGACCATTTGAGGTTGGTTTGAAAACCAACCATATTAAGTAATTTCCCCTCGAGATCTTCCATCCTTAATTGAACAATTGCATGAGGTCGATTTTTTAATCTATTTTCCCTATCAAATAAATCTCCCCATTTAGGATTCCACAACCCTATAGATTTCAAAGGACCGTATCTCATAGTGTCTACTCCTCTTCTGGCGATTTCTTCTATTGGCAAACAAGCTTCAAAGAAATTAGCAGATTCTTTTTCAAAGTCTTTTAAATTAGCTTGATCTCCTTCTACTAGTTCGTTCCTAAAATTGATGTAATCATTTTTATCCATAGGGCAATTTAAATATGCCGGATCTCCTTTATCGTATCTACTAGCTTTAAAGACAATCTCTTGATCAATAGTATCACCATAGATAATTGGACTAGCGGCATCAAAAAAATGACAGGTATCAATACCTGTAAAACATTTTATTTTGCTAGCCAATGCATCAGAAGTTAATGGGCCGGTAGCAAGGATAGTTATATTTTCTTCGCTGGGGAGATCCAATTGTTCAAATCTCTTGATTTCAACTAAAGGATGATTAGATAAAACCTCAGTCAAAGCATTACTAAATTTAGATCTATCAACAGCCAAAGCACCTCCAGCTGGAACAGAAAATTTATCTGCCGTTTGTACTATCAATGAATTAAAAATTCTTAATTCCTTTTGCAATAAACCAGCAGCCCTATCAGGACTTATAGCCCCAAAACTGTTACTGCAAACCAATTCACCAAATTCTCCAGTGTGATGTGCTGGAGTTGATTGAAAAGGGCGCATTTCAATTAACTTAACAGGTATTCCAGCATTAGCTATTTGCCAAGCAGCTTCGCTACCAGCAAGGCCAGCTCCTATTACATTTACCTCTTTTTTAATCAATTAAATAATTAATTTATTATTTAAATTTTTTATTTTAATCCAGCCCTTTTATTTATATCCAGCCCAATAAACAGAGCCCATATAGCGGCAGCGAATATTGGCAATAAAACGATAGAAAGTCTTAACATTTTTTTTAATAGTGTTATTTAATAAACATAATAACTTTTAAATGCAAAATAATACCTTTTAACTCCAAAAAATGAGAGAATTTTTAATTTTTTATTTATTTCTAA
The window above is part of the Prochlorococcus marinus CUG1415 genome. Proteins encoded here:
- a CDS encoding BolA family protein — protein: MITKTEVINLITNKIPSSQVFVENIKGNDHLQVTVISSEFHGLSLVKQHQLVYSALKEELASEAIHALALKTETPN
- the grxD gene encoding Grx4 family monothiol glutaredoxin, translated to MDNNTKDKIQKLIDANPIMVFMKGTKLMPQCGFSNNVVQILNSLGLEFGTFDVLSDFEVREGIKEYSDWPTIPQVYLKGEFLGGSDILIEMYNSGSLKEKIEIELAS
- a CDS encoding DUF6761 family protein, which translates into the protein MTSFENPKVIRHFQSICDNCQDLVTRFHTPADLKLYSDGYLQALRNCSSLEQGDQEKLERLIERWILDPSSFIAPEGDENKGFFDKKRI
- a CDS encoding response regulator transcription factor, with amino-acid sequence MQSTEQILASTPGSSQVPTSSQTPSRVLVVEPHPTLRTVLVQRLRQDGHLAAAVGSAAEAVDLCREQSPDLLVSAEILEQNTAMRLAQQLGAAVIVLTARSGVEALVNLLDEGADDVLRKPFGLEELAARCRTLLKRGRIGLQEKVEVGPLEVHLLLRQVTLSEKPVELSPREFALLCALLMPPGMVRSRQELLRMAWPPFSGGPRSVDTQVLTLRRKLEQAGLGEGGGITTVRQQGYRFSIDNI
- the crtH gene encoding carotenoid isomerase, which gives rise to MKFNKGNFDAIIIGSGIGGLVTASQLAAKGARVLVLEKYIIPGGSGGSFKRKGYTFDVGASMIFGFGEKGYTNLLTRALKDVNEKCETIPDPVQLEYHLPNNFSISVDKDYEKFISKLSATFPKEKEGIRKFYDTCANVFKCLDSMPLLSIEDPSYLFKVFFKSPFSCLGLARWLPVNAGDVARKFIKDPELLKFIDIECFCWSVMPALKTPMINAGMVFTDRHAGGINYPKGGVGIIAEKLVSGIEKLGSKIRYKANVNEIILEDGKAVGVKLSNGEEIYSNIIVSNSTRWDTFGLKNKKKGLIPSKSVPKSEYKWSETYKPSPSFVSIHLGVEKSILRDDLNCHHIIVEDWNELENEKGVIFVSIPTLLDSSLAPEGKHIVHAFTPSSINEWEGLSRKEYLAKKEEYFSFLVQKISTILPNLEENIDHKEIGTPKTHKKFLGRYEGSYGPIPSKKLLGLLPMPFNTTKIKNLYCVGDSCFPGQGLNAVAFSGYACAHKIGSKLNINSFKLPD
- the trmFO gene encoding methylenetetrahydrofolate--tRNA-(uracil(54)-C(5))-methyltransferase (FADH(2)-oxidizing) TrmFO — encoded protein: MIKKEVNVIGAGLAGSEAAWQIANAGIPVKLIEMRPFQSTPAHHTGEFGELVCSNSFGAISPDRAAGLLQKELRIFNSLIVQTADKFSVPAGGALAVDRSKFSNALTEVLSNHPLVEIKRFEQLDLPSEENITILATGPLTSDALASKIKCFTGIDTCHFFDAASPIIYGDTIDQEIVFKASRYDKGDPAYLNCPMDKNDYINFRNELVEGDQANLKDFEKESANFFEACLPIEEIARRGVDTMRYGPLKSIGLWNPKWGDLFDRENRLKNRPHAIVQLRMEDLEGKLLNMVGFQTNLKWSEQKRIFRMIPGLEKAEFVRFGVMHRNTFLESPKLLLPTLQFMKRETLLAAGQITGTEGYVAAAAGGLLAGINASLLAKGKKTVTFPSESMIGSLINFISNRNQILSNQKKNKFQPMPASFGLVPELTKRIKDKRSRYKAYQERSIEALNGFRKKLDSRFANDQLLIKIK